TCCTTCGAGAGACGCAATTGTACCTCTGACATATTCTCACGATCCTTCTGAAGCATGGCCTGCAGATCCATTGCACGTTTAATGTCTTCCTGCACTTCCATGGGAGAAGATGATAAGTTGCCTTTACGTTTCCGTTTGCCCATTGCCACCATGCAACCTCGCTGGGTTGTCTCTTGTCCAGGAACATCACCATTCACTGTTCTTGCATGCTCTGCTATGTTGCAACCTTGTGGATGTATTTTATTTTCAGGAATATCTACCCGCACTGCACTTTCATGCTGAAGCTGTAACTCAGTCATCTCCTTTTGATTGTCCTTAAGCAAGTCTTGAGGATCCACTGCACATTGAGTGGCTTCTTGCAACACCAATGAGTGAGACGACGTCTTGCCTTGACCATCCTGTTTCTTAGCAGTAATGCAACCTTGTTGGCTTGCTTCTTTTTCAGCCACATCTTCGTCATCTTCAGATGATGACGTACAGTCCCCAGACTCAGACAACTTGGTCCTCTTGGAGATGTACCTTAACCATTTGGGTTGGTCCCAAACAGCTTTCCAGAAATGGCTGAAGGCGAACTGATGTTTTGCTTCCTCAAGATACATTTCCCTTGCTTCCTCATAGTACATCGCCCAAGTTTGATCCATAAGTTGCATGCAGTCAGACTGGACCATGGCATATTTTTCCTTGACCCGGCACCAACAGTTATAGAACTGGGCAATCTTCTTATTGGTCTTTGACCAGTGGCTCTTCAAGTGATTTGCTTCCCTCCTCCGATCACTTGGAGTACTTTTGTTATACGCCTGCGTAACATACCCCCAACACACCTCCTTCCTTTTGAAATTCTTCAGCTTTGGACAGTTTAACCAAGCACTAATCTGCAGTTCCAACACAAATATATAAGAAAGCAATCCAATGTCTAAACaacattacaaaaacaaaatatGCTTACTAATCTTAAGTCCTCCTCTTCCATCCACATCAATCGCTTAGCAGCCTTATCAGGATCGTTCTCATCATTGTCCCCACTAACAGTGTCTTGTTCATCTGGACCAGTTACGGAATGTGGAGTTCCTGAATCTGGCACTGTCATAAATGGCATCGCCCCAGCAGGTCCTGGCACTGTCATAAATGGCATCTCCCGAGCAGGTGGTGGACGTGGAAGGGCCACTGCTGGTGATGGCATAACTCCAgcaggtggaggtggtcgtgTTGGCATAATCCCAACAGGTGGATGTGGTGGTTGTGGTAGTGAAAAAGGAGCATATTGTGGTTGGACAACAACATAATGGACATTTTGTGGATATAGGTGTGGCTGTGGAAATTGCTGGTGCGGGAAATTCATGGCATACGATGGATGTGAAAATGAAAGATGCTGTGGAAACTGCTGGTGGTGGAAGTTCATAGGATTTAGCATTCCTGGTGGCTCATTTGGATAGCTCTTAAAATGCGAGAAATGACTGGGAGGACGAGGATCCATTGTAAATGAAAAGAGCAGTTTGTACTAGCTTTGTGAATTTGGAGTCATCATTATAGGGGAATCCAGAGTAAAATGGTTAGTGAGGAATGTTTGGACCTTGAACTCTGATGATATCTCAATGAAGATATAATGAATATATATGATTTGGCTGCAAATCTGAACAAGCTGTTTTTCACCCCCTAAGTTTTCTTTCACAGCTTTTGGAACCCACCTCAGACTGCCCACAGGAAAAAGTGAATTGTCAAACAAAAATGTAGATGTTTGCCTAATGCTTTACTTCGAACGAAGCAGTGTTACATACAGAGTTTGGTACACCTTCCTTTCACAAA
Above is a genomic segment from Miscanthus floridulus cultivar M001 chromosome 3, ASM1932011v1, whole genome shotgun sequence containing:
- the LOC136546034 gene encoding glutathione S-transferase T2-like, whose protein sequence is MDPRPPSHFSHFKSYPNEPPGMLNPMNFHHQQFPQHLSFSHPSYAMNFPHQQFPQPHLYPQNVHYVVVQPQYAPFSLPQPPHPPVGIMPTRPPPPAGVMPSPAVALPRPPPAREMPFMTVPGPAGAMPFMTVPDSGTPHSVTGPDEQDTVSGDNDENDPDKAAKRLMWMEEEDLRLISAWLNCPKLKNFKRKEVCWGYVTQAYNKSTPSDRRREANHLKSHWSKTNKKIAQFYNCWCRVKEKYAMVQSDCMQLMDQTWAMYYEEAREMYLEEAKHQFAFSHFWKAVWDQPKWLRYISKRTKLSESGDCTSSSEDDEDVAEKEASQQGCITAKKQDGQGKTSSHSLVLQEATQCAVDPQDLLKDNQKEMTELQLQHESAVRVDIPENKIHPQGCNIAEHARTVNGDVPGQETTQRGCMVAMGKRKRKGNLSSSPMEVQEDIKRAMDLQAMLQKDRENMSEVQLRLSKEKLELARLKQLEAKDKKETMLYEKYTELLTADTLGFNEFQKEEYEKAVKRMGEMLFGKDAK